A DNA window from Flavobacterium sp. contains the following coding sequences:
- a CDS encoding DUF4184 family protein: MPFTFAHPAIVLPFKYFSKKWFSLTGLIIGSMIPDFEYFIRMRVQSNYSHTLTGVFWFDLPFALILCFIFHNIVKQQLFHNLPLNIQSRVLLFTHFKWNNYFRQNWITVIISILIGTASHLFWDSFTHNHGYFVDHISALKDSVIICNKKIPLLKLAQHFSTIIGGLIILFSISKLPKNNIHKNSISKSYWFYILSFSTIIFIIRFTIGLSINEYGHIIVSAISSFLLALILTTLIFNSKSTC, translated from the coding sequence ATGCCTTTTACTTTTGCCCACCCTGCAATAGTTTTACCTTTTAAATACTTTTCTAAAAAATGGTTTTCATTAACCGGGCTTATTATTGGCAGCATGATTCCCGATTTTGAATATTTTATAAGAATGAGGGTTCAAAGTAATTACAGCCATACATTGACAGGTGTTTTTTGGTTTGATTTACCTTTTGCATTAATTCTTTGTTTTATTTTTCACAATATTGTAAAACAGCAATTATTCCATAATTTGCCCCTGAATATTCAATCTAGAGTTTTATTATTTACTCATTTCAAATGGAATAATTATTTCAGACAAAACTGGATTACAGTAATAATTTCTATTTTAATTGGAACTGCATCCCATTTATTTTGGGACAGTTTTACTCACAACCACGGATACTTTGTAGATCATATTTCTGCATTAAAGGATTCAGTTATAATTTGTAATAAAAAAATTCCACTCTTAAAGTTAGCACAACATTTTAGTACAATTATTGGCGGGTTAATTATTCTGTTTTCAATTTCAAAACTTCCAAAAAACAATATTCACAAAAATTCAATAAGTAAAAGTTATTGGTTTTATATTTTATCATTTTCAACGATAATCTTTATTATTCGTTTTACAATTGGGCTTTCAATCAATGAATATGGACACATAATTGTTTCTGCAATATCTTCATTTTTATTGGCTTTAATATTGACTACTCTTATTTTTAATTCGAAAAGCACTTGTTAA
- a CDS encoding PH domain-containing protein yields the protein MGIFSALMGNAGTVSQEDLIKKYGQLLTDNEEIEMGFKLIRDTFIFTNKRLILVDVQGLTGSKTEYKSISYKSITRFSVETAGTFDLDAELKIWVSSEINPSIVKQFNKSVNVYDVQKVLAHHVLG from the coding sequence ATGGGAATATTTTCAGCTCTTATGGGCAACGCAGGAACTGTAAGCCAGGAAGATTTAATTAAAAAATACGGTCAGCTTTTGACTGACAATGAAGAAATAGAAATGGGTTTTAAATTAATCCGTGACACTTTTATCTTCACTAACAAAAGATTGATTTTAGTTGATGTTCAGGGATTAACAGGAAGCAAAACAGAGTACAAATCTATCTCTTATAAAAGTATTACTCGCTTTAGTGTAGAAACTGCGGGGACTTTTGATCTTGATGCCGAATTGAAAATCTGGGTTTCAAGCGAAATAAATCCGAGTATTGTTAAGCAATTTAATAAATCTGTAAATGTTTATGATGTACAGAAAGTTTTAGCTCACCATGTTTTAGGTTAG
- a CDS encoding M48 family metalloprotease, translating into MKKRFIIAGILFAAFGFTKMNAQINLGEKAIGAVQKGVTAFTLTNADAAALSKEAVRKLDSTNEVAGPNDGYTLRLNRVFGKHTAGDGFTLNYKVYKLKEVNAFATADGSVRVYSGLMDIMDDNELLAVIGHEIGHVANNDSRDAMRAAYQKEALIDGASSQSAKISAVTDSQLGKIGSALIDSKHSRKQETEADLYSYNFLKKNGYNVNAEESAFRILAKMSEGSEASFIDQMMSSHPDSKKRADDAKARAEKDGVYKPYVQQKIDNTVPKKTTTKKTTTKKTTKKK; encoded by the coding sequence ATGAAAAAGAGATTTATAATAGCAGGGATTCTATTTGCAGCATTTGGTTTTACAAAAATGAATGCGCAAATTAATTTGGGAGAAAAAGCGATAGGAGCAGTTCAAAAAGGTGTAACAGCTTTTACTCTAACAAATGCAGATGCAGCAGCATTGTCTAAAGAAGCCGTTAGAAAATTAGATTCTACAAACGAAGTAGCAGGACCTAATGATGGTTATACTTTAAGACTGAATAGAGTTTTTGGAAAACACACTGCTGGAGATGGTTTTACTTTAAATTATAAAGTATATAAATTGAAAGAAGTAAATGCTTTTGCAACTGCTGATGGAAGTGTTCGTGTATATTCAGGTTTAATGGATATTATGGATGATAATGAATTGCTTGCTGTAATTGGTCACGAAATTGGTCACGTTGCAAACAATGATTCAAGAGATGCGATGCGTGCTGCGTATCAAAAAGAAGCTTTAATTGATGGAGCATCTTCTCAGTCGGCTAAGATTTCTGCAGTTACGGACAGTCAGTTAGGAAAAATAGGAAGTGCTTTAATTGATAGTAAACACAGTCGTAAACAAGAAACAGAAGCAGATTTGTATTCATATAACTTCTTAAAGAAAAACGGTTACAATGTAAATGCAGAAGAATCAGCGTTTAGAATTTTGGCAAAAATGAGCGAAGGATCTGAAGCTTCATTTATTGATCAAATGATGAGTTCGCACCCGGATTCTAAGAAAAGAGCTGATGATGCTAAAGCGAGAGCAGAAAAAGATGGTGTATATAAACCGTATGTTCAGCAAAAAATAGACAATACGGTTCCTAAAAAGACAACTACGAAAAAAACTACTACAAAGAAAACAACGAAGAAAAAATAG